ACCTGACGCGCCATGCATAACAATCTTATGACCATGCTGTGCAAGTGTAAGAGCGGCTAACAAAAACCATGGATAGTGTTTTCGTTTACCTGCATAAGATGACCAGTCTAAATCGACGTCTAGAGGTTCAAAATGAAGCTGGTCTTTGGTCGCTTGTACGAATCCTGCAAGTTCCTCAATAGATTCCTCTTTAACCCGAAGTAACATTAAAAATGCGCCTAACTGCACATCTAAAACTTCACCTTTTAAAATCATGGTAAATGCTTGATAGGCTTCTTCGTAGCTTAAAGAGCGAGATCCGGTTTTCCCCTTACCTAAAATACGGACATATTGAGCAAAGGGATGTTCAGCATCTTTATAGATATTACGTTTAGTATTCATCGTAGTTCAAAACAATAAAAATGATGGGATGTAGGCAGCTCAAAATGAAATGTCCACAAGTATTTAATCAATATGACATAAAAAACTGCTGAAAAAATATCAAAAGTGTTTCTTATACTAAAGTCTTAGGATTGCCTGAGTGTTTTTTATGCGTATCAGCTAAAAATTTAACCGAATCGTTATTTAATTCGAGTACACTTTCTCGTGCTTTTTTGAGCACTCATATCATAATTTTATGTGATTCTCCTATATCTTCAGCTTTTTATTGAAAAAGTAAGAGGTTATTTCTAGCTACTCAAAGTGGTTAGAAACTTCAGGTATTCTCCTGTTTTAGAAAACATCTATTTTGTTTTCATTGAGGTAGTAGGAAGGTTTTTTGTTCACAAAAAACCATTTCCCTTTTGCGGTGTTAATGTGAAAGGTTAGGGCTGTGTATTCGTAAAGAATAGACGTTTCATTTTGGTATTTCCAACGGACTTGGAAATATAGATTGAAGTAAAGTTATGGCTAAAAAACCGATTTATAAATCACTTTATTTTCAGGTGATTATTGCGATTATTGCAGGTATCTTGGTGGGACATTTTTCTCCAAGCTCCACGCAAATTGTCAATGGTGTTGAACAACATATCCCAGGTTTAGGTGAGAAACTCAAGCCATTAGGTGATGCCTTTATTCGTTTGATCAAGATGATCATCGCTCCAGTTATTTTCTGTACCGTTGTAAGCGGTATTGCTGGTATGGAAAGCATGAAGTCAGTCGGAAAAACTGGCGGCGTTGCATTGTTATACTTTGAAATCGTTTCAACAATTGCACTTCTAATTGGCCTTGTTGTAATTAACATTGCTAAACCGGGTGTAGGGATGAATGTTGACCCTACTACTCTTGATACTTCGGGCATTCAAAAATACGTCAGTTCTGGTGAGTCACAATCTACCATTGATTTCTTAATGCACATCATCCCAGATACGGTTGTTGGTGCATTTGCAAATGGTGAAATCTTACAAGTCCTTCTTTTTGCAATTCTTTTTGGTTTTGCTTTACATAAGTTAGGTGATGCCGGACGTCCAGTTTTAAAATTTATTGATCAAGTTGCACATGTGTTCTTTAACATTGTGAATATGGTCATGAAATTGGCTCCGATTGGTGCATTTGGTGCGATGGCATTCACTATCGGTAAATATGGTGTTGGTTCACTTGTACAATTAGGGCAGCTCATTATCTGCTTCTATATTACGTGTTTACTCTTCATCTTCTTGATCTTGGGTACAATCAGCCGTGTTAGCGGATTTAGTATCCTTAAGATGATTCGCTTAATTCGTGAAGAGTTATTAATTGTACTTGGTACATCTTCTTCTGAATCAGTTTTGCCTCGCATGTTGCGTAAACTTGAAATTGCAGGTTGTGAAAAATCTGTAGTTGGTTTAGTGATACCGACAGGTTATTCATTTAACCTTGATGGTACCTCAATTTATTTGACCATGGCTGCAATCTTTATTGCTCAGGCAACAAATACACAGCTTGATATTCAGCATCAGATTACTTTGTTACTAGTACTCTTAATCTCATCTAAAGGTGCAGCGGGTGTAACAGGTTCTGGCTTTATTGTGATGGCAGCAACTTTATCTGCTGTTGGTCATATTCCAGTGGCAGGTTTGGCATTGATTTTAGGTATTGACCGTTTCATGTCAGAAGCACGCGCATTAACCAATCTTGTAGGTAACTCTTTAGCAACGATAGTCGTCGCAAAATGGGTCGGTGCTTTAGATAAAGATAAGTTGAATGATGCTTTGAATAATCCAGATGAAGTCGACAGAAAAATGATGGAACAAAAAACTCCTCAAGTCGCTGAAGGTCTAGATTAATTCAAATAAACCTATATAAAAAAGGAAGCTTTAGGCTTCCTTTTTTATTGGCTGACTGAAAAGTACAGTTTTAATGAGCGGCTATGCCATGACAGTTGCTAAAAAAATGATTAGCATGCACAGCAATGAGATTCGATAAAACAATAAAGCTGAAGGAAAATATTATGTTGGCATACGATGCAGATTTAGAATTATTCCGTGATAATTTTAAACGTTTTTTGAGTGAGCATATTGCGCCACATTACGACCAATGGGAGCGTGAAGGAATTATGCCGCGTTCTGTCTGGAGTCAACTGGGCGAAAATGGCTTTTTATGTGTGGATGTCCCAGAAGAATATGGTGGTTACGGTGTACCAACCTATTATTCATTAATGTTAGTTGAAGAATCTGCACGTGCTGGTTTTTGTGCATTATCAACAGCGATTTCTTGCCACTCTGAAATTGCTGCACCGTATATTTTACATATCGGGACAGAAGAGCAAAAACAATACTGGTTGCCGAAAATGGTAACAGGCGAGGTTGTGGGTGCAATCGGCATGACTGAACCGGGAGCAGGTTCGGATTTACAATCAATGCGTACCAGCGCCATTTTGCAAGACGATCACTATTTATTAAATGGTTCAAAAACCTTTATTTCAAATGGACAACATGCTGATCTTGTTGTACTCGCAGTAAAAACAGATCCTCAAGCGCGTGCCAAAGGTGTATCGTTACTATTAGCAGATACGCATTTAGAAGGCTTTAAAAAAGGCACAAATCTCGACAAAATCGGCCTGCATTCTCAAGATACTTCTGAACTATTTTTTGACAATGTAAAAGTGCCTAAAGACCAGTTACTCGGTCAAGCTGGGCAAGGTTTTGCTTATTTAATGCAAGAGTTACCTCGTGAACGTACAGCCATTGCATCTACTGCAATTGGGGCAATTCGTGGTGCAATTGATTTGGCAACAGCGTATGTAAAAGAGCGCCAAGCATTTGGTCAACCTATTTCACAGTTCCAAAATACTCGTTTTGTTTTAGCACAAGCAAAAATTGATGAGCTTGCAACAGCAGCTTTCTATGAAAGAAACGTTGCCTTATATCAAGAAGGTAAACTAGATGTAGAAACGGCTGCAGCATTGAAAAGTTTCAGTAGTGATATGCAAATGAAAGTCGCTGATAACTTACTACAACTTTTCGGTGGTTATGGTTATATGACTGAATACCCAATTTCACGTTTCTTTGTAGATGCCCGTATCCAGCGTATTTACGGTGGTACAAACGAAATTATGAAAGAAATCGTAGCACGTGGATTAATTGGCAAAGCCTAGTTAAGCAGAGAAAAACAGCCTGTCTTAGAACAGGCTGTTTTGTTTTTAACTATTTAGTTTTCTGTTGAATGACAGGATAGTCTTGTTGTTTTGGTAATTGCTGTAATACATGATTCATCTTTCTTAAAAACTCATCTGCTTCATCTTGATGAAATGAATCTTCGGTGTATGCACTACGTTCTTGAATATTGATACTACAACCTCTTATTTTCATATTTTTAGGATTAAATGACCAGTCATTTGGATCCTTTAAAGTTATGTCTAAATCACTTTCACAGCTTTTCCATAAACGTAAAAACTCATTTGATAACTCTGCTTTAAATCCTGGTGCAGGATAGACCGAAAATCCTTTCATTTCAGGATTGGAAAACTGTATAAACATGTCAACTGGCATTCCACCCCAAATGATGGCTGTGTCTGCCGGTAAAGAGATACCTGATAAATTTCTTTCTTTTAAAGCATGCGTTTGCTCAAATTTCTGCCTGAAATGTTGAGATTGATAGGTCAGCTTGGTTTTGGGTGGAATTGGAATACCACGAACTTGACTGCTGGTAGTCGTTATATAATATGGAGAAGGGTCTGTACCATTGCATCCTGCAATTATTGGGCAACCACCACAACCTGTTAAAGTGAAACTGGTGAAGCCAAGTAGGCTTAAAATAATAATTTTATTCATTCTATTTTACTGTTGTTATGACGTCTTTAGGTAGTATAGCTAATCTACACATTGAGACGAGCTCAGCTTTTAAAAATCGAGTAAGTTTTTATTGGGCTGTCTTCTGCTTCTGCTCATCAAATAAAGATTTACAGCTTTCTAAATTTTGAGATGAAGCAAACATAAGGGCTTTGGGTAAACTCGCATACAAATTTGTAATGTGTTGTTCAGCTGGGTTATAAAAATGCCAATAAGTAAATTGATCTGAACGCTTTTTTTCTAAAGCTTTAAAGAAATCTGTTTCATTAAATTTATTGTTAAGTTGAGTACGAGGGCCGCCTTGTTCATGGGTACCGACCGTGGTTAAAAGCATCGGAGAGTGACTTTGTTTTTGACTTTGCCAATGATTTAACTGTTGAAATAACATGCCTTGATCGAACCAAAGAGAAGGGCTTGCAGCAAAGTAGCGTTGGAATGCATCAGGCTTTTGAAAAAAATGATAAAGCACAAATAGGCCTCCAAAAGAATGCCCATAGAGACTTTGTTGTTGGCTATTAACTGGAAATTGTTTCGCAATTTCAGGCTTGAGTTCGCTATCTAAAAACGCAATAAACTGATCGGCACCACCATATTTATATTTACCTTGTGCTTGAAATTCAGCAGAAGGTTTTGGAGTGTAATCATAAGCACGCTTCTGCACATCAAAGGTTTTTTGCTGAGGGTAACCAACCGCGACGATCATGAGCGGGTCTAAGCCTAATTTGGTAGAACCAGCTCCAATCGATTGAGCAATATTGGCAGCACTTGGAAATGTTGCATTGCCATCTAATATATAAAGTACTGGATAACCATGTTGGGGTGGAGCAACAGGCGGTTTATAAATTTGAATAAGATAATCATGACCTGTATGTTTAGATTTAATTTGAAATTGTGCCTGATTATTTTGAAAAACGATTTTTGATTGATTTTGTACAGACGTTTGAGCCAAAACAGAACAGCTTATTAAAGTACTTAATAAAAAACTTGAAGATAAAAAGAAAAATGATTTATGCATAATGGGGAATAATAAAATTTATTATGCAAATGATAAATGAAAATCATTATCAAATAAAGTGATCAAAGAAATGTGCGCAAAAAGGTTAATGAAAAAAGCTTTTACAGCCATATTGCCTAACAAATCAAAGCAGACTATTGTTATACTCTCGTTCAAAAGATGATTTTACTGAGGCTGCATTCTAATGATCAACGATGATCAAAACAAAACGACTTCTCTTAGTTTGGAACAAATTCGCGAAGATATTGATAGTGTAGATCAACAGATTCAAGAATTATTAAATCGCCGCGCAAGCCTTGCTGAAGCTGTTGCAAAAGCTAAATTTGCTTCCGAAGAGAATCCTTTGTTTTATCGTCCTGAACGTGAAGCACAAGTCTTACGTAAAGTCATGGAACGTAATCAAGGTCCTTTGTCTGATGTAACCATGGCGCGTTTGTTCCGTGAAATTATGTCTGCTTGTCTCGCTTTAGAAGCTCCGCAAAGTATTGCATTTTTAGGGCCAGAAGGTACTTTTACTCAATCTGCTGTACTTAAACACTTTGGTAAAGATGCAGTTGTTCGTCCATTACCAACAATTGATGAAGTGTTTCGTGAAGTAGAAGCGGGTAGTGCACATTACGGCGTAGTACCAGTTGAAAACTCATCTGAAGGTATTGTGAACCATACTTTAGATTGTTTTAAAACATCGAATTTAAATGTGATTGGTGAAGTTGAATTACGTATTCATCATCAATTCCTCGTCTCTGAAAATACACGTAAAGACAGTATTAAACAGATTTATGCACACCAGCAAACTTTGGCTCAATGTCGTCAATGGTTAGACGCGCATTATCCGGGTGTTGAACGTGTTGCTTTAAACTCAAATGCAGAAGCTGCACGTCGTATTCGCAACGAATGGCATTCAGCAGCGATCGCGTCTGATATCGCAGCAGGCATGTATAATCTTGAAATCCTACATAGCAATATTGAAGATAACCCTGAAAATACCACTCGTTTCTTAGTGATTGGTCGTGAAAAGATTCCACAAAGCGGTAATGATAAAACTTCATTATTAATTTCAGCGCATGACCGCGCAGGTGCTTTATTAGAAATTTTAGCGCCATTTGCAAAACATAATATTAGCTTAACAAGCATTGAGACACGTCCGGCATTACCTGAAAAATGGGCCTATGTATTCTTTATCGATTTAGAAGGCCATATCGATCAAGAGAATGTTGCTGCGGCAATCAATGATATTCGTCCAATGGTAAAAGAGCTTCGTATTTTAGGTTCTTATCCTGCTGCTGTTCTCTAATTATTCATGTTGGAATAATGACATGCATTAAGATGGGCATGTCATTATGCTTAAAAACAAATTGCTCAAAGGTCTAAATAACTTTGAGCAAAAGCAAAGTTGAAGTTATGTCACAACCCCTATTTAAAAAAGTTGCATTTATTGGTTTAGGACTCATTGGGTCGAGTTTAGCTCGCGTTATTATTACCGAAAAGTTGGCGACAACTATCGTGGCATCTACACGCTCGCAGAAAACTTTAGAAGATGCAAAGTCACTTGGCTTAATACAAGAAGGATTTTCCGATCCTATTAAAGCCGTGGAAGGGGCCGATTTAGTTGTTTTAGCCTTGCCAGTGCGTGCGACGCAAAAAGTACTTGAGCAAATTAAGCCTTATTTGTCAGAAACCACGATCGTAACTGATGTGGGAAGTACAAAAGGCAATGTGGTTGATGCAGCAAAAGCTGTATTTGGTGAAGAGTTACCAGCAGGTTTTGTACCGGGACATCCTATTGCAGGGAGTGAACATACTGGTGTTCATGCGGGCAAGGTTGATCTATTTGCAAATCACAAAGTCATTTTAACGCCGTTACCAACAAGTGCAGAATGGGCAGTTGAGAAACTGATTCAACTTTGGTCAGCAGCCAAAGCTGAAGTCATTTGTATGGATGTTGCCAAGCATGATGAAGTTTTGGCGCATACCAGTCATTTACCGCACTTGATGGCATTTAATTTGGTCGAGCAACTTGCAAACCGTGAAGATAATCTTGATATTTTCCGTTATGCAGCCGGTGGTTTTCGTGATTTTTCGCGTATTGCTGCCAGTGATCCTCAAATGTGGCATGACATTTTCTTTGCCAATAAAACAGCGATATTAAATGCTGTTGATGGCTTCGAAAAACAACTTACCGTACTTAGAAAATTGATTGAAAACGAAGATTCTCATGCATTAATGGGTTTACTCGGCCATGCTCAGGCAGCACGTCAGCATTTCAATCATATGTTAGCCAAAAAACCTTTAATGGAGAAAAATAAGGTGACACAGCAATTCAGTATCTTACCGGGAAATAAGACCTTTAAAGGTAAATTTACCGTACCGGGTGACAAATCTGTGTCACATCGCTCCATTATGTTTGGTGCTATTGCCGAAGGCACTACCCATGTAACTGGCTTCCTTGAAGGCGAAGATGCTTTGGCAACTTTGCAGGCTTTCCGTGATATGGGTGTAAGCATTGAAGGCCCTAAAAATGGTGAAGTGACCATCCATGGCGTGGGCATGCATGGCTTAAAAGCACCGGCAAGTGCATTGTATATGGGTAACTCTGGAACGAGCATGCGTTTGCTTTCAGGCATGTTGTCTGCGCAAAAGTTTGATTCAGTGATGACGGGTGATGCATCGCTTTCTAAACGTCCAATGGAGCGTATTGCTAAGCCATTGCGTTTAATGGGTGCGCAAATTCAAACAACAGGTGAAAAAGGTACACCACCTGTCAGCATTACGGGTAGTCAGCAATTAAAAGGCATTCAATACGACTTACCAATGGCCTCTGCTCAAGTGAAGTCGGGTATTTTACTTGCTGGTTTGTGGGCTGAAGGTGAAACTTCGGTAACTGAGCCAGAGCCAACTCGTGACCATACAGAGCGTATGCTTCGTGCATTTGGTTATGATGTTAAAACCGAAGGCAACAAGATTTCACTTGTTGGTGGTGGAAAATTAGTAGGTACTGATATTCAGGTTCCATCTGATATTTCATCTGCTGCTTTCTTTATGGTGGGTGCTGCAATTACTGAAGGATCCGATGTTGTTTTGGAAGCGGTAGGTATTAACCCTACACGTACTGGTGTAATTGAAATTTTAAAACAGATGGGTGCCGACCTCACTGTTGAAAATGAACGTATTGCTGGTGGTGAGCCTATTGCAGACATTCATATTAAAGGTTCACGCACGCTTAAAGGTATTCATATGCCTGAAGACCAAGTGCCTTTAGCAATTGATGAATTCCCAGCTTTATTTATTGCAGCAGCTTGTGCCGAAGGCCAAACGGTATTGACTGGTGCAGCAGAGCTTCGTGTGAAAGAATCTGACCGTATTCAAGTTATGGCAAATGGCTTAAAAATTATGGGCATTAATTGTACGCCAACTGAAGATGGCATCATTATCGAAGGTAAAGGCAAATCTGGCGATTGGTCACCAATTTTTGCTGGTGGTGAAATCGAATCGCACCATGACCACCGTATTGCTATGAGTTTTAGTATGGCTGGTCTTCGTACTTCTGGTCCGATTACAATTCACGGTACTGAAACTGTTGCTACAAGCTTCCCAACTTTCACTGAGTTGGCGAATCGTGCAGGCTTAACAATCGAAGTTAGCCAATAACTTTTGACCTAACACATTTTATAATTGCTAACACAATAGCAACGGCAGCAGCGGGCTAAAGGCTTGGCTGCTGTTTGTTTATTGCTTATGCTAAGCGCAGATAATGATAAAAGTGTTAGGACAAAGGATGAAAAAATTACAATTTATTGCCAGTTGCCCACAACATGGGGTGCTTGATCATCCACCAAATGAATGCCATATCACACAAGAATATGTAGCGGCTTTACTATTTAAACAATTGGGACATTATGGCTTTGATGCACAACATATTGTGCATGAACATGAAAAAGTAGAAGTCAGTATTGATAATCATCTTTTACCCTTATCTATTACTTGCCAAAAAACAGATCATGAAGGGCATTTGATGTGTGAAATCTCTGCCAATCCTGATGAAGAACAAGACTGGTTTGAAAAGATTGAAACGCAAAGCATTATTCGCCAGCTTGCACAGGCCGTGGAAAATAGTCTGAAAGCTGATCAGAGTTTTTCAGCATTTGAATGGAAAAACTAAGTCTAAGACTGTTAAGACTTATTTATGAAGTACGGCTTTTTAAAAAGTCGTACTCTTTAGATTAAAGATAAAAATACAAAATCTTTCCCGAAATCTCTACCTATCTTTAATGCATTGTGTATATTGAAATTATTAAGATATTTACATAATTAGAGTGTGGTTTTCATGACACAAGTTGATATTGCAACATTATCTCCTCAAGTGGTTTGGCAGCATTTTCAAACGCTTTGCACTATTCCGCGCCCATCAAAGCATGAGCAGCAACTTCGTAAATTTTTACAGAAATGGGCACAAAGTCGGAATTTAGAAACTTATGTAGATGAGGTCGGTAATTTAATTATCCGTAAGGATGCGACTGCGGGTAAAGAACATGTAGCTGGAGTCATTCTCCAAGGCCATTTAGATATGGTCACGCAGGCTAACACTGGCACAGTACACGACTTTTTTAAAGATCCGATTCGCCCAGTTCTTGAGGATGGGTGGTTAGTGGCCAAAGACACTACTTTAGGTGCTGATAATGGCATTGGGGTCGCTTTAGCTTTGGCAGTTTTAGACTCAAATGATATTGCTCATGGGCCAATTGAAGTTCTTTTAACTGTTGATGAAGAAGCAGGGATGAGTGGTGCACGGCTTTTACAGGCAGGTGTGCTAAAAGGAAAATGGTTATTTAATATTGATACAGAAGAGTGGGGCGAGTTATATCTTGGATGTGCAGGCAGTATTGATGTTGAAGTCGAACAAGCACTTACGTATGAACCAATTCCTGAAAATTTGACGGTTGTAAATATTCAAGTTGCTGGTCTTAAAGGTGGTCACTCTGGTGTAGATATTCATTTAGGACGCGGCAATGCCAACGTTATTTTAGCCCGTTTTTTAAATGAGTATTTAGCAAAGCTTGGTGGACACCTTGTTGAGTTTACAGGTGGTACTGCTCGTAATGCTTTACCTCGCGAAGCTATAGCAACCATTGCAATTTCATCTAACCAATTGCCTGAATTAGAAAAATTACTCGCTGAATATCAAACGATATGGAAAGACCAATTAAAGGGTATTGATGATAATTTGCAATTAACTATTCAACCTACTAGCGTTGAAACGAATCAAGTGATTACTCAACAACAGCAAAACGAATGGTTGCAAGCTTTGGCAACAAGTCCATACGGTGTTGCAAGTATGAGTCAAGCTCTACCGGACGTAGTTGAAACCTCAAATAATATTGGGGTTGTGAAATTAAATCGCGAAGGTGGAAAAGCTGTCTTAATGGTTCGCTCAATGGTGAATCAAGAAGCTCAAGATTTTGCAGAAAAAATTCAGGCACATTTTAGTCAATTTAATATCAGTTCTACACTTACACCGTTAGTGTCGGGTTGGACACCAAATCCAGATTCGGCTGCTCTAAAGTGCTTACAACACGCATATCAAAAGACTTTTAATATTGAACCAAATCTTAAAGTAATTCATGCAGGCTTGGAATGTGGGATTATTGCTGAACACTATCCAGACTTACAAATGGTATCGTTTGGACCAGATATTCAGGGCGCTCATGCGCCAGGTGAACGAGTTAAAGTAGACACTGTAGAGAAATGCTGGAAGTTGTTGGTAACAGCTTTAGCATCTGTAGAGTAATTTTTTTAGAAATAAGAAGCTCAGTCATGAGCTTCTTCAACTTTAACTTTTACTCGACTTTTAAAAGTTGTCCAGCTTCATTTAAAGTAAATTCATCAAAATCATTCGCTAAATAAAAATGACCTTTATAAAATTGGCGAATTTCTTCGGTAATAGCTTGCTGTCCAATTTTATCCTGATGCCTAGGACTAAAATGTGTCAGAATTAAATTACTTAAAGATTGCTGTTCCGCAAACTCAGCGACCATTTTTGCTGAGCTATGCATTGGTCCTTTACCAACTTTATCCAAAACCGTTTGTAAATAAGTCGATTCATGAATGAGTAATTGAGCATCTTTGCAAGCATCTGCTAATAGTTCAGGTTGATCATTATCACCACCTATAACTGCGTGGATTTGCTGATTCTGAACTTTGATAAAGTCTTTCGATTTTAAAATTCGTCCTTCAAACTCAACATCGTAACCTCGTTTTAAATGCCCCCAGATATCGCCTTTGGGTACACCAAGTTGAGTTAAAGTTTGGATATCTAACTTCTTCTGTGTAGATTTTATATAAACGCTAAAGGCAAAACTTGGGACACGATGGCTAAGAGGATGGGCCTGAACAATAAACTCATCAGAGATCTGCTGAGACTGTATTGCCTCATTAACATCAATAAAATTGATGGGATAGGGCAAATATAAATCTGTAAGTTGGGCTGTAATTTCAAACCATTGCTGTATCTCTTTCGGTGCAATCACGGTTAATGGTTTGGTACGAGCATTCATGCCTGCACTTGCCAATAAGCCAACTAGACCGTAACAATGGTCCCCGTGAACATGTGTAATACAAATGGCTATTAGGTTTTGTAAGGATAGTCTAGCTTGTTGAAGGCGGTGCTGTGTACCTTCACCAGCATCAATTAAAATCCAGTCCTTATTTCTGCTGTTACGAACCGCTAATCCTGAAACATTACGTGTCAGAGTGGGTACACCTGAAGATGTGCCTAAAAAAGTAAAATGAAGCATATTGTTGGAATTTTTTAGTCAAATGCGTAAAGTTATTATAGACACTTATTAAAATTTTATAAGAATCAGGATAAAAGATAGCGACCAAGTAAAAAATATTTAGCCCGTTTCGGATTAATTTGGAATAATTTTTAATAATGAAGCTGCCTATAAAATGATGGACATAGGCTCAATCCATGCCCATCAAGTTATCGTTTATTTCATAATAATAAAGCGTGTAATGATTTGACGAAGCTGTTTTAAATAACCTGTAAAAAAGTGGTTGGCGCCCGGTAATATTGTAATTGGATGCTTCTGCGGTTTTGCCCATTCAATCGCATCTGAAAGTAAGGTAATGTCATCTTGCTCACCATGTATGAGTAGAATATCACCTTGAATTTCAGGAGTTTTATAGTGACGTAAACCTACTACAGTAGCCGTTGGTAAACCGCATAAAATTAACTGTACAGGTCGTAATTCAGGTTCAAGCTGTGCAAAGCATTTTGCTAAAACATGTGAACCGAAACTAAAACCACCTGCATAAAATGGCAAGCCTTCATGAAGCTTACGGACATGTTCAATTACAGCTAAGATATCTTCGGTTTCACCATGACCTTCATCATGAATACCTTCACTACCGCCTAAACCACGGAAACTCGGACGATATACAATACAGCCATATTCATTAAAGATTTGGGTTAAAAGAGCAGGGACTTTATGTTGAGGAGTTCCACCTTGCAATGGGTGCGGATGGCAAACAACCGCAAAGCCTTTGATTTCACCTTCAGGGCGGTCTACAAAAAGTTCAATTTTACCTACTGGACCCTGAATGAAAATTTGCTCAGACATATAAGAATCGATAAATAACAATACGTATTCCTATTTTACCGATAGTCGTCATTGAAAACACGAGTTAGCATTAAAAAATATCTACTGTTATAGTTGGCATTAATAATAATTTTTTCAGGTTGTCTATGCTTGCTTTAATTTCTCCTGCAAAAACTTTAGATTATGAAACAGCGTTACCTACAGATGAGTTTACTCAGCCTCGCTTGTTAGAACATTCAGCACAATTAATTGATGTTAGCCGTAAACTTTCCGCTTCTGAAATTGCGAGCTTAATGAATGTCAGTGAAAAAATTGCCACACTAAATGCAGACCGATTTAGAGATTGGAAGCCCGAGTTTGATTTTTCAAATGCTCGTCAGGCGATTTATGCATTTAAGGGTGATGTTTATACTGGATTAGATGCTTACCACTTAAAAGACAAAGATATTGATTTTGCACAGCACCATTTACGTATGTTATCGGGCTTGTATGGTTTGTTGCGTCCTTTGGATTTAATGATGCCATATCGTCTTGAGATGGGTACTAAATTAAAAAATACTCGTGGTCATAATTTGTATGAATTCTGGGGTGATATTATTACTAACCAGATTAATGAAGATTTGGCCGCAATTAAATCTGAATTGTTGGTAAATCTAGCTTCAGATGAATATTACAAATCGGTTAATGAGAAAAAAATTAAGGCTGAAATTGTGAAGCCTGTTTTTCTTGACCAGAAAAATGGCAAATATAAAGTCATTAGTTTCTATGCGAAAAAAGCGCGCGGTTTAATGGCTCGTTTTATTATTGAAAATCAATTAAATAAAGCTGATGACATGAAAGCATTTAATACCGAAGGTTACTACTTTGATGCTGAGAATTCATCAGCAAAAGAGTTGGTGTTTAAACGTGATGAGCAACAGGCTTAGTCTTACTCAACGTAAACTCTCGCAAGCGATAACTATCGTGAGGTGGCATGGATGCCACCGTTTCGCTGTATCAC
This genomic stretch from Acinetobacter pittii harbors:
- the yaaA gene encoding peroxide stress protein YaaA, with protein sequence MLALISPAKTLDYETALPTDEFTQPRLLEHSAQLIDVSRKLSASEIASLMNVSEKIATLNADRFRDWKPEFDFSNARQAIYAFKGDVYTGLDAYHLKDKDIDFAQHHLRMLSGLYGLLRPLDLMMPYRLEMGTKLKNTRGHNLYEFWGDIITNQINEDLAAIKSELLVNLASDEYYKSVNEKKIKAEIVKPVFLDQKNGKYKVISFYAKKARGLMARFIIENQLNKADDMKAFNTEGYYFDAENSSAKELVFKRDEQQA
- the rnz gene encoding ribonuclease Z, which translates into the protein MLHFTFLGTSSGVPTLTRNVSGLAVRNSRNKDWILIDAGEGTQHRLQQARLSLQNLIAICITHVHGDHCYGLVGLLASAGMNARTKPLTVIAPKEIQQWFEITAQLTDLYLPYPINFIDVNEAIQSQQISDEFIVQAHPLSHRVPSFAFSVYIKSTQKKLDIQTLTQLGVPKGDIWGHLKRGYDVEFEGRILKSKDFIKVQNQQIHAVIGGDNDQPELLADACKDAQLLIHESTYLQTVLDKVGKGPMHSSAKMVAEFAEQQSLSNLILTHFSPRHQDKIGQQAITEEIRQFYKGHFYLANDFDEFTLNEAGQLLKVE
- the pepD gene encoding aminoacyl-histidine dipeptidase; the protein is MTQVDIATLSPQVVWQHFQTLCTIPRPSKHEQQLRKFLQKWAQSRNLETYVDEVGNLIIRKDATAGKEHVAGVILQGHLDMVTQANTGTVHDFFKDPIRPVLEDGWLVAKDTTLGADNGIGVALALAVLDSNDIAHGPIEVLLTVDEEAGMSGARLLQAGVLKGKWLFNIDTEEWGELYLGCAGSIDVEVEQALTYEPIPENLTVVNIQVAGLKGGHSGVDIHLGRGNANVILARFLNEYLAKLGGHLVEFTGGTARNALPREAIATIAISSNQLPELEKLLAEYQTIWKDQLKGIDDNLQLTIQPTSVETNQVITQQQQNEWLQALATSPYGVASMSQALPDVVETSNNIGVVKLNREGGKAVLMVRSMVNQEAQDFAEKIQAHFSQFNISSTLTPLVSGWTPNPDSAALKCLQHAYQKTFNIEPNLKVIHAGLECGIIAEHYPDLQMVSFGPDIQGAHAPGERVKVDTVEKCWKLLVTALASVE
- the aroA gene encoding bifunctional prephenate dehydrogenase/3-phosphoshikimate 1-carboxyvinyltransferase; translation: MSQPLFKKVAFIGLGLIGSSLARVIITEKLATTIVASTRSQKTLEDAKSLGLIQEGFSDPIKAVEGADLVVLALPVRATQKVLEQIKPYLSETTIVTDVGSTKGNVVDAAKAVFGEELPAGFVPGHPIAGSEHTGVHAGKVDLFANHKVILTPLPTSAEWAVEKLIQLWSAAKAEVICMDVAKHDEVLAHTSHLPHLMAFNLVEQLANREDNLDIFRYAAGGFRDFSRIAASDPQMWHDIFFANKTAILNAVDGFEKQLTVLRKLIENEDSHALMGLLGHAQAARQHFNHMLAKKPLMEKNKVTQQFSILPGNKTFKGKFTVPGDKSVSHRSIMFGAIAEGTTHVTGFLEGEDALATLQAFRDMGVSIEGPKNGEVTIHGVGMHGLKAPASALYMGNSGTSMRLLSGMLSAQKFDSVMTGDASLSKRPMERIAKPLRLMGAQIQTTGEKGTPPVSITGSQQLKGIQYDLPMASAQVKSGILLAGLWAEGETSVTEPEPTRDHTERMLRAFGYDVKTEGNKISLVGGGKLVGTDIQVPSDISSAAFFMVGAAITEGSDVVLEAVGINPTRTGVIEILKQMGADLTVENERIAGGEPIADIHIKGSRTLKGIHMPEDQVPLAIDEFPALFIAAACAEGQTVLTGAAELRVKESDRIQVMANGLKIMGINCTPTEDGIIIEGKGKSGDWSPIFAGGEIESHHDHRIAMSFSMAGLRTSGPITIHGTETVATSFPTFTELANRAGLTIEVSQ
- a CDS encoding alpha/beta hydrolase; this encodes MSEQIFIQGPVGKIELFVDRPEGEIKGFAVVCHPHPLQGGTPQHKVPALLTQIFNEYGCIVYRPSFRGLGGSEGIHDEGHGETEDILAVIEHVRKLHEGLPFYAGGFSFGSHVLAKCFAQLEPELRPVQLILCGLPTATVVGLRHYKTPEIQGDILLIHGEQDDITLLSDAIEWAKPQKHPITILPGANHFFTGYLKQLRQIITRFIIMK